Proteins from one Pithys albifrons albifrons isolate INPA30051 chromosome 2, PitAlb_v1, whole genome shotgun sequence genomic window:
- the C2H6orf120 gene encoding UPF0669 protein C6orf120 homolog isoform X1, translating to MATHWRKVLIIFVTAQVLLVVNAFEEEDVPEEWILLHVVQGQIGAGNYSYLRLNHEGKIILHMRSLKGDADLYVSDVTLHPSFDEYELQSVTCGQDIVHVPAHFRRPVGIGIYGHPSHLESEFEMKVYYDRTVVQYPFGEASYNPEEMEANQKYSQSTEDESQDEESVFWTILIGILKLILEILF from the coding sequence ATGGCGACACACTGGAGAAAAGTGCTGATAATATTTGTCACAGCTCAAGTACTACTTGTGGTAAATGCCTTTGAGGAAGAGGATgtacctgaggaatggattcTTCTTCATGTTGTCCAAGGTCAGATTGGAGCAGGAAACTACAGCTATTTGAGACTAAATCATGAGGGAAAGATAATCCTTCACATGCGGAGTTTAAAAGGTGACGCAGACTTGTATGTATCTGATGTGACACTTCACCCCAGCTTCGACGAGTATGAGTTGCAGTCTGTAACCTGTGGCCAAGACATCGTCCATGTGCCTGCGCACTTCCGCCGCCCCGTGGGAATAGGGATCTACGGCCACCCCTCTCACCTGGAGAGTGAGTTTGAAATGAAAGTGTACTATGATCGAACAGTTGTACAGTACCCCTTTGGTGAAGCTTCTTATAACCCTGAGGAGATGGAGGCAAACCAGAAATACTCACAGTCTACAGAAGATGAATCTCAGGATGAGGAGTCTGTTTTCTGGACTATACTTATTGGAATCTTGAAATTAATACttgaaattcttttttaa
- the PHF10 gene encoding PHD finger protein 10 isoform X2: MAAVLSPRLCDSDPATPGAQSLKDDTEENSNDGSQPSKRRRMGSGDSSRSCETSSQDLGYSYFPAENLIEYKWPPDETGEYYMLQEQVSEYLGVTSFKRKYPDLERRDLSHKEKLYLRELNVITETQCTLGLTALRSDEVIDLMIKEYPAKHAEYSVILQEKERQRITDHYKEYSQMQQQNTQKVEASKVPEYIKKAAKKAAEFNSNLNRERMEERRAYFDLQTHIIQVPQGKYKILPTERTKVSPYPVALIPGQFQEYYKRYSPDELRYLPLNTALYEPPLDPELPALDSDGDSDDAEEGRGDEKRKTKGNSDNSSGNVSEGDCATDNQEDSFQGRQKTRDKSATPRKDGSKRSVLPKSVPGYKPKVIPNAICGICLKGKESNKKGKAEALIHCSQCDNSGHPSCLDMTPELVAMIKTYPWQCMECKTCIICGQPHHEEEMMFCDVCDRGYHTFCVGLDAIPSGRWICDCCQKDPPVPRRGGRRGKNSKEG; the protein is encoded by the exons ATGGCGGCCGTGCTGTCCCCGCGCCTCTGCGACAGCGACCCCGCCACGCCCGGCGCGCAGTCCCTCAAG gatgacacagaagaaaattccaATGATGGAAGCCAGCCATCCAAAAGACGGCGTATGGGCTCAGGGGACAGCTCTCGAAGCTGTGAAACTTCGAGTCAAGACCTTGG ATATAGttattttcctgctgaaaaTTTGATAGAATACAAATGGCCACCAGATGAAACAGGAGAATACTATATGCTTCAGGAGCAAGTCAGTGAATATTTGGGTGTGacttcctttaaaagaaaatatccag ATTTAGAAAGGCGAGATCTATCTCACAAGGAAAAGCTCTACCTCAGAGAACTAAATGTTATCACAGAGACTCAATGCACACTAG GTCTAACAGCTTTGCGTAGTGATGAAGTAATTGATCTTATGATTAAAGAATACCCTGCCAAACATGCTGAGTATTCTGTTATACTGCAAGAGAAAGAACGTCAGCGAATAACAGATCATTATAAAGAGTACTCT caaatgcagcagcagaacacacaGAAAGTAGAAGCCAGTAAAGTTCcagaatatattaaaaaagctGCCAAGAAAGCTGCAGAATTCAACAGCAATTTAAACCGAGAGCGGATGGAAGAAAGAAGAGCCTATTTTGATTTACAGACACAT ATTATCCAGGTGCCTCaaggaaaatacaaaatcttACCTACAGAGAGGACAAAGGTTAGTCCTTATCCAGTGGCTCTCATACCCGGCCAGTTCCAGGAGTACtataaaag ATACTCTCCAGATGAACTTCGTTACTTGCCATTAAACACAGCTCTTTATGAACCTCCTTTGGACCCGGAGCTGCCTGCATTGGACAGTGATGGAGATTCAGATGATGCAGAGGAAGGGCGAGGTGATGAAAAACGGAAAACCAAAGGCAATTCG GACAATTCGTCTGGCAATGTATCTGAAGGTGATTGCGCCACAGACAACCAGGAGGATTCTTTTCAGGGAAGACAAAAAACAAGAGACAAAAGTGCTACTCCGAGAAAAGATGGTTCCAAACGTTCTGTATTACCCAAATCAGTTCCTGGGTACAAG CCAAAGGTCATTCCAAATGCTATATGTGGAATTTGTCTGAAGGGTAAGGAGTCcaacaagaaaggaaaagctgaagcTCTTATACATTGCTCCCAGTGTGACAACAGTG GCCACCCTTCTTGCCTTGATATGACCCCGGAACTTGTTGCTATGATTAAGACTTATCCTTGGCAATGTATGGAGTGTAAAACATGCATTATATGCGGGCAGCCTCACCATGAAGAGGAAATGATGTTCTGTGATGTATGTGACCGTGGTTATCACACTTTTTGTGTGGGGCTTGACGCTATCCCTTCAG GTCGCTGGATTTGTGATTGTTGTCAGAAAGACCCTCCTGTACccagaagaggaggaagaagggggaaaaacagCAAGGAGggctaa
- the PHF10 gene encoding PHD finger protein 10 isoform X1 translates to MAAVLSPRLCDSDPATPGAQSLKDDTEENSNDGSQPSKRRRMGSGDSSRSCETSSQDLGYSYFPAENLIEYKWPPDETGEYYMLQEQVSEYLGVTSFKRKYPERRDLSHKEKLYLRELNVITETQCTLGLTALRSDEVIDLMIKEYPAKHAEYSVILQEKERQRITDHYKEYSQMQQQNTQKVEASKVPEYIKKAAKKAAEFNSNLNRERMEERRAYFDLQTHIIQVPQGKYKILPTERTKVSPYPVALIPGQFQEYYKRYSPDELRYLPLNTALYEPPLDPELPALDSDGDSDDAEEGRGDEKRKTKGNSPKVIPNAICGICLKGKESNKKGKAEALIHCSQCDNSGHPSCLDMTPELVAMIKTYPWQCMECKTCIICGQPHHEEEMMFCDVCDRGYHTFCVGLDAIPSGRWICDCCQKDPPVPRRGGRRGKNSKEG, encoded by the exons ATGGCGGCCGTGCTGTCCCCGCGCCTCTGCGACAGCGACCCCGCCACGCCCGGCGCGCAGTCCCTCAAG gatgacacagaagaaaattccaATGATGGAAGCCAGCCATCCAAAAGACGGCGTATGGGCTCAGGGGACAGCTCTCGAAGCTGTGAAACTTCGAGTCAAGACCTTGG ATATAGttattttcctgctgaaaaTTTGATAGAATACAAATGGCCACCAGATGAAACAGGAGAATACTATATGCTTCAGGAGCAAGTCAGTGAATATTTGGGTGTGacttcctttaaaagaaaatatccag AAAGGCGAGATCTATCTCACAAGGAAAAGCTCTACCTCAGAGAACTAAATGTTATCACAGAGACTCAATGCACACTAG GTCTAACAGCTTTGCGTAGTGATGAAGTAATTGATCTTATGATTAAAGAATACCCTGCCAAACATGCTGAGTATTCTGTTATACTGCAAGAGAAAGAACGTCAGCGAATAACAGATCATTATAAAGAGTACTCT caaatgcagcagcagaacacacaGAAAGTAGAAGCCAGTAAAGTTCcagaatatattaaaaaagctGCCAAGAAAGCTGCAGAATTCAACAGCAATTTAAACCGAGAGCGGATGGAAGAAAGAAGAGCCTATTTTGATTTACAGACACAT ATTATCCAGGTGCCTCaaggaaaatacaaaatcttACCTACAGAGAGGACAAAGGTTAGTCCTTATCCAGTGGCTCTCATACCCGGCCAGTTCCAGGAGTACtataaaag ATACTCTCCAGATGAACTTCGTTACTTGCCATTAAACACAGCTCTTTATGAACCTCCTTTGGACCCGGAGCTGCCTGCATTGGACAGTGATGGAGATTCAGATGATGCAGAGGAAGGGCGAGGTGATGAAAAACGGAAAACCAAAGGCAATTCG CCAAAGGTCATTCCAAATGCTATATGTGGAATTTGTCTGAAGGGTAAGGAGTCcaacaagaaaggaaaagctgaagcTCTTATACATTGCTCCCAGTGTGACAACAGTG GCCACCCTTCTTGCCTTGATATGACCCCGGAACTTGTTGCTATGATTAAGACTTATCCTTGGCAATGTATGGAGTGTAAAACATGCATTATATGCGGGCAGCCTCACCATGAAGAGGAAATGATGTTCTGTGATGTATGTGACCGTGGTTATCACACTTTTTGTGTGGGGCTTGACGCTATCCCTTCAG GTCGCTGGATTTGTGATTGTTGTCAGAAAGACCCTCCTGTACccagaagaggaggaagaagggggaaaaacagCAAGGAGggctaa
- the C2H6orf120 gene encoding UPF0669 protein C6orf120 homolog isoform X2 — MATHWRKVLIIFVTAQVLLVVNAFEEEDVPEEWILLHVVQGQIGAGNYSYLRLNHEGKIILHMRSLKGDADLYVSDVTLHPSFDEYELQSVTCGQDIVHVPAHFRRPVGIGIYGHPSHLESQPESEIGHRTCSKVTASSTAQNGTVQQV; from the exons ATGGCGACACACTGGAGAAAAGTGCTGATAATATTTGTCACAGCTCAAGTACTACTTGTGGTAAATGCCTTTGAGGAAGAGGATgtacctgaggaatggattcTTCTTCATGTTGTCCAAGGTCAGATTGGAGCAGGAAACTACAGCTATTTGAGACTAAATCATGAGGGAAAGATAATCCTTCACATGCGGAGTTTAAAAGGTGACGCAGACTTGTATGTATCTGATGTGACACTTCACCCCAGCTTCGACGAGTATGAGTTGCAGTCTGTAACCTGTGGCCAAGACATCGTCCATGTGCCTGCGCACTTCCGCCGCCCCGTGGGAATAGGGATCTACGGCCACCCCTCTCACCTGGAGA GTCAACCTGAGAGTGAAATCGGCCACAGAACGTGTTCTAAAGTGACAGCTAGCAGCACTGCTCAAAATGGGACTGTACAGCAAGTTTGA
- the PHF10 gene encoding PHD finger protein 10 isoform X3 encodes MAAVLSPRLCDSDPATPGAQSLKDDTEENSNDGSQPSKRRRMGSGDSSRSCETSSQDLGYSYFPAENLIEYKWPPDETGEYYMLQEQVSEYLGVTSFKRKYPERRDLSHKEKLYLRELNVITETQCTLGLTALRSDEVIDLMIKEYPAKHAEYSVILQEKERQRITDHYKEYSQMQQQNTQKVEASKVPEYIKKAAKKAAEFNSNLNRERMEERRAYFDLQTHIIQVPQGKYKILPTERTKVSPYPVALIPGQFQEYYKRYSPDELRYLPLNTALYEPPLDPELPALDSDGDSDDAEEGRGDEKRKTKGNSDNSSGNVSEGDCATDNQEDSFQGRQKTRDKSATPRKDGSKRSVLPKSVPGYKPKVIPNAICGICLKGKESNKKGKAEALIHCSQCDNSGHPSCLDMTPELVAMIKTYPWQCMECKTCIICGQPHHEEEMMFCDVCDRGYHTFCVGLDAIPSGRWICDCCQKDPPVPRRGGRRGKNSKEG; translated from the exons ATGGCGGCCGTGCTGTCCCCGCGCCTCTGCGACAGCGACCCCGCCACGCCCGGCGCGCAGTCCCTCAAG gatgacacagaagaaaattccaATGATGGAAGCCAGCCATCCAAAAGACGGCGTATGGGCTCAGGGGACAGCTCTCGAAGCTGTGAAACTTCGAGTCAAGACCTTGG ATATAGttattttcctgctgaaaaTTTGATAGAATACAAATGGCCACCAGATGAAACAGGAGAATACTATATGCTTCAGGAGCAAGTCAGTGAATATTTGGGTGTGacttcctttaaaagaaaatatccag AAAGGCGAGATCTATCTCACAAGGAAAAGCTCTACCTCAGAGAACTAAATGTTATCACAGAGACTCAATGCACACTAG GTCTAACAGCTTTGCGTAGTGATGAAGTAATTGATCTTATGATTAAAGAATACCCTGCCAAACATGCTGAGTATTCTGTTATACTGCAAGAGAAAGAACGTCAGCGAATAACAGATCATTATAAAGAGTACTCT caaatgcagcagcagaacacacaGAAAGTAGAAGCCAGTAAAGTTCcagaatatattaaaaaagctGCCAAGAAAGCTGCAGAATTCAACAGCAATTTAAACCGAGAGCGGATGGAAGAAAGAAGAGCCTATTTTGATTTACAGACACAT ATTATCCAGGTGCCTCaaggaaaatacaaaatcttACCTACAGAGAGGACAAAGGTTAGTCCTTATCCAGTGGCTCTCATACCCGGCCAGTTCCAGGAGTACtataaaag ATACTCTCCAGATGAACTTCGTTACTTGCCATTAAACACAGCTCTTTATGAACCTCCTTTGGACCCGGAGCTGCCTGCATTGGACAGTGATGGAGATTCAGATGATGCAGAGGAAGGGCGAGGTGATGAAAAACGGAAAACCAAAGGCAATTCG GACAATTCGTCTGGCAATGTATCTGAAGGTGATTGCGCCACAGACAACCAGGAGGATTCTTTTCAGGGAAGACAAAAAACAAGAGACAAAAGTGCTACTCCGAGAAAAGATGGTTCCAAACGTTCTGTATTACCCAAATCAGTTCCTGGGTACAAG CCAAAGGTCATTCCAAATGCTATATGTGGAATTTGTCTGAAGGGTAAGGAGTCcaacaagaaaggaaaagctgaagcTCTTATACATTGCTCCCAGTGTGACAACAGTG GCCACCCTTCTTGCCTTGATATGACCCCGGAACTTGTTGCTATGATTAAGACTTATCCTTGGCAATGTATGGAGTGTAAAACATGCATTATATGCGGGCAGCCTCACCATGAAGAGGAAATGATGTTCTGTGATGTATGTGACCGTGGTTATCACACTTTTTGTGTGGGGCTTGACGCTATCCCTTCAG GTCGCTGGATTTGTGATTGTTGTCAGAAAGACCCTCCTGTACccagaagaggaggaagaagggggaaaaacagCAAGGAGggctaa